The Sediminispirochaeta smaragdinae DSM 11293 genome has a segment encoding these proteins:
- the map gene encoding type I methionyl aminopeptidase, translated as MIQLKTAEEIKRVRESCRICAEAHKEVERHVQPGITTGELDKIAQSYIEKHGGVPAFLNYMGYPATLCVSVNNEVIHGIPGKRVIREGDIVSLDLGVNLNGFFSDMARTVPVGKVAPDALRLVKETRKCLELALEQAVDGKRLNDVGGAVWNHAKKFSYGVVKDYCGHGVGFSPHEEPQIPNYIRRMPNPRLRPGMVIAIEPMINIGTGDVVLLDNDWTVETADGSLSAHWEHTVAIVEGGSEILTSFEDLDL; from the coding sequence ATGATACAATTAAAAACAGCTGAAGAGATAAAGAGAGTTAGAGAATCTTGTAGGATTTGTGCGGAGGCTCATAAGGAAGTTGAGCGTCATGTGCAGCCTGGTATCACTACCGGTGAGCTGGATAAAATTGCGCAATCCTATATTGAGAAGCATGGCGGAGTTCCTGCCTTCTTAAACTATATGGGATATCCGGCCACTCTCTGCGTCTCTGTGAATAACGAGGTAATCCACGGAATACCGGGAAAGCGCGTTATTAGAGAGGGAGACATCGTTAGCCTTGACCTTGGGGTCAACCTTAATGGTTTTTTTAGCGACATGGCCCGAACCGTTCCTGTCGGAAAGGTGGCTCCCGATGCCTTACGCCTCGTTAAGGAAACCAGAAAATGTCTTGAGCTTGCACTCGAACAGGCTGTCGATGGGAAGCGATTGAATGATGTCGGCGGTGCTGTCTGGAATCATGCCAAAAAGTTTTCATATGGCGTTGTAAAAGATTATTGTGGGCATGGTGTCGGCTTCTCTCCCCATGAAGAACCGCAGATCCCCAATTACATTCGTAGAATGCCAAATCCCAGATTAAGACCGGGAATGGTGATTGCCATTGAGCCGATGATTAACATCGGGACCGGTGATGTTGTACTCCTTGATAACGATTGGACAGTAGAAACCGCCGATGGCTCTTTGTCTGCTCATTGGGAACACACTGTTGCCATTGTCGAGGGGGGCTCTGAAATTTTAACCTCATTCGAGGATCTTGATTTATAG
- a CDS encoding tetratricopeptide repeat protein, which produces MRLPRLGNRALVLLILILSAATVFLGYYVLKQRSVKAESGDLEKNLSLLKEIDRLLLLANYQQAGERVTTLLHDADSASLLLQLSKRASTIARDNGDFSFLEAAAVKGHRLFDGREDFAALYAYTLLRRNRWGDAVLLLKGYTPFHEDFTHAVYSEALFHVQEEKGTGYADYHADELEQLARQLDSRRIMADALLIRLRNNDFDGALELGKELRAGFGSDSYNRNDELLFLLFFEHGEYDRARQILEASSAFTAQEKLFLYADILMKTGNPIQAAETFKAIVRQFPSASWTPYYNLQILEEKTLKQNEPVFWLDRGAFLFGRNEHYLLASAAYCLDRSYMDEAKRYLKLYLDAGGNSAIADLFLEQSSGNAKPGRYRASLQQVIESSPKEVAEQRVKHGIWFFYGLRSAGDIGSLGAYASERWPQEGWPRFSIGLGLLLSGSLMDAEKSFKTGWELDNTLWEAAYNAGVLARASERLSEAMQWFRKAESSVPESENRRRALIYTQMAEIERTGGNRENAERYIRYALDIDPENASARSFYSLLDDSSP; this is translated from the coding sequence GTGAGATTACCGCGGTTGGGAAATCGGGCTTTGGTCTTGCTGATTCTCATCCTTTCCGCGGCTACTGTGTTTCTTGGTTACTATGTGCTGAAACAGCGATCGGTTAAGGCAGAATCTGGCGATCTCGAAAAAAATCTTTCTTTGCTAAAGGAAATCGACCGTTTACTACTGCTTGCTAATTATCAGCAGGCTGGAGAACGTGTGACGACACTTCTTCATGATGCTGATTCTGCGTCGCTGTTGCTTCAGCTCTCCAAGCGAGCCTCCACTATTGCCCGGGACAACGGCGATTTTTCTTTTCTGGAGGCTGCTGCCGTAAAGGGACACCGGCTCTTCGACGGTCGTGAGGATTTTGCGGCCCTTTATGCCTATACACTGCTTCGACGGAATCGTTGGGGTGATGCCGTGCTCCTGCTGAAGGGCTACACACCCTTTCATGAAGATTTTACCCATGCTGTATACAGTGAGGCATTGTTTCATGTACAGGAGGAGAAGGGCACAGGCTATGCGGATTATCATGCCGATGAACTGGAACAGTTGGCCAGGCAGCTTGATAGTCGCAGAATAATGGCCGATGCGCTTCTTATCCGCCTCCGTAATAATGATTTCGATGGGGCTTTGGAGCTCGGTAAAGAGCTGAGGGCTGGTTTCGGCTCGGATAGCTATAATCGAAACGATGAGCTTTTGTTTCTCCTTTTTTTTGAACATGGTGAATACGATCGTGCCCGACAAATATTGGAGGCAAGTTCCGCTTTTACCGCCCAGGAGAAGCTTTTTCTTTATGCAGATATTCTCATGAAAACCGGTAATCCTATCCAGGCGGCAGAGACCTTCAAGGCAATTGTCCGTCAGTTTCCTTCGGCTTCCTGGACTCCCTATTATAATCTGCAAATCCTTGAAGAAAAAACGTTGAAACAGAACGAACCGGTATTTTGGCTCGATAGAGGGGCTTTTCTCTTTGGCCGGAATGAACATTATCTACTTGCTTCTGCAGCGTACTGTCTCGACCGTTCCTATATGGATGAAGCAAAGCGGTACCTTAAGCTTTATCTTGATGCAGGCGGGAATTCGGCTATAGCAGATCTTTTCCTTGAACAAAGTTCCGGAAACGCAAAACCGGGGCGCTATCGCGCTTCGCTACAGCAAGTAATAGAGTCTTCTCCGAAAGAGGTTGCAGAGCAACGGGTCAAGCACGGAATTTGGTTCTTTTATGGTCTACGCTCTGCCGGTGATATCGGCTCTCTTGGGGCGTATGCGTCGGAACGCTGGCCACAGGAAGGATGGCCCCGTTTTTCCATCGGTCTCGGCCTCTTGTTGTCCGGATCATTGATGGATGCGGAAAAGTCCTTCAAAACCGGCTGGGAACTCGACAATACCCTTTGGGAGGCGGCTTACAACGCTGGGGTCCTGGCTCGTGCATCCGAGAGGTTGAGCGAGGCAATGCAGTGGTTTCGCAAGGCGGAGAGCTCTGTTCCCGAATCGGAAAATCGTCGTAGGGCCCTTATCTACACGCAGATGGCGGAAATCGAACGGACAGGTGGTAACCGCGAGAATGCCGAACGCTATATCCGCTATGCCCTGGATATCGATCCGGAAAATGCTTCGGCTCGTTCTTTTTATTCTTTACTTGATGATTCTTCACCATGA
- the nusB gene encoding transcription antitermination factor NusB yields the protein MGSRRKARILAFQAIYSWEFHKPLLAELLQFDWLEEERKAKLDTETWLFARLLVQGTIENCDTIDHRIQNRLEHWDFSRLSKVDLAILRLSTYELLFQQDVPASVAIDEAVDLAKDFGGDDSYRFINGVLDSIRKEREPS from the coding sequence ATGGGATCACGACGTAAAGCTCGTATTCTGGCATTTCAGGCAATATATAGCTGGGAGTTTCACAAGCCTCTCCTTGCCGAACTTTTGCAGTTTGATTGGTTGGAAGAAGAACGTAAGGCGAAACTTGATACCGAAACCTGGCTTTTTGCACGGCTTCTTGTTCAGGGGACGATTGAAAATTGCGATACTATTGATCATCGCATACAAAACAGGCTCGAGCATTGGGATTTTTCCCGACTTTCAAAGGTGGATCTTGCAATACTCCGCCTAAGTACCTATGAACTTCTTTTTCAGCAGGATGTTCCTGCCAGCGTTGCAATAGACGAGGCAGTGGATCTTGCTAAAGATTTTGGTGGTGATGACTCATATCGTTTTATCAACGGTGTGCTCGATTCCATTCGTAAGGAGAGGGAGCCTTCGTGA
- a CDS encoding peptidylprolyl isomerase codes for MLSNSATGKGNLLGVVLVLFFLCGVVFPVSADLVGQTVATVTLTKTEGISSVQLDQRIAQVAAARKKAGLSADGVDRTEVLDAMIAEVLIKQAAERSGISIPQEQIQQVVAKQKASIEQQVGRPLTDRQYQEVVRSQTGFSWEQYKGSIREQIMQQRYIATEKRDMFEAIQPPTEKEIQDHYDAHATSITNPEYVRLKQIFIPTISMNDQEKQAARERLESAWTKLRNGSAKFDDLVLQYSEDESSKYRGGDVGYIARADQRVEKTYGADFFRKLFSLQTGDYSGVIESNVGLHILKVTEHREARILSLDDQIAPDNKMTVREYIRAGLFQEKQQAVLKKALDAVVEDLKAEAEIVVY; via the coding sequence ATGTTGAGCAATAGTGCGACTGGGAAAGGTAACCTACTTGGTGTCGTTTTGGTACTCTTCTTTCTCTGCGGTGTGGTTTTCCCTGTTTCCGCGGACCTGGTTGGACAGACCGTTGCCACTGTGACCTTGACGAAGACGGAGGGCATTTCGTCGGTGCAGCTTGACCAGCGTATCGCTCAGGTTGCTGCGGCGCGAAAAAAAGCCGGTTTGTCTGCCGACGGGGTGGATAGAACAGAGGTTCTCGACGCCATGATTGCCGAGGTTTTGATTAAACAGGCTGCCGAGCGGTCTGGTATTTCCATCCCGCAGGAGCAAATTCAACAGGTGGTTGCAAAGCAGAAGGCTTCTATCGAGCAGCAGGTGGGGCGACCTCTTACCGACAGGCAGTATCAAGAAGTGGTTAGATCTCAGACGGGATTTAGCTGGGAGCAGTATAAAGGAAGTATTCGGGAACAGATCATGCAGCAGCGCTATATTGCGACGGAAAAGCGTGATATGTTTGAGGCTATCCAACCTCCTACCGAAAAAGAAATTCAGGATCATTACGATGCCCATGCCACTTCCATTACCAACCCCGAGTATGTCCGTCTGAAACAGATTTTTATTCCGACCATCAGCATGAATGACCAGGAGAAACAGGCCGCCAGAGAGCGTTTGGAGAGTGCCTGGACGAAACTTAGGAACGGCTCTGCCAAATTCGATGATCTGGTTTTGCAGTATTCGGAAGATGAATCTTCAAAATACCGTGGCGGGGATGTCGGTTATATTGCGCGGGCCGATCAGCGCGTGGAAAAGACCTATGGGGCCGATTTTTTCAGGAAGCTTTTTTCTCTTCAGACGGGAGATTATTCCGGCGTCATCGAATCGAATGTCGGCCTTCACATCCTCAAGGTTACCGAACATCGGGAGGCCCGGATACTTTCTTTGGACGATCAGATTGCTCCCGATAATAAAATGACTGTACGTGAATATATCCGTGCGGGGCTTTTCCAGGAAAAGCAGCAGGCGGTACTTAAGAAGGCGCTTGATGCGGTTGTTGAAGATTTGAAAGCCGAAGCGGAAATTGTTGTATACTGA
- the secG gene encoding preprotein translocase subunit SecG → MGFIGILLLVVFVISALLLIVIVMIQDDQGEGLGGIFGGSSSAFGSRSGNVLTKTTSILGTVFILCSFGLAWVNHTPEGGNVIKAARQEAGVQQEEWWNQQVETQEPNQAGTSNNAQ, encoded by the coding sequence ATGGGTTTTATCGGTATTCTTCTACTGGTCGTTTTTGTTATCAGCGCACTTCTTCTTATTGTGATTGTCATGATTCAGGACGATCAGGGGGAAGGGCTCGGAGGGATCTTTGGCGGCTCGAGTAGTGCCTTTGGTTCCAGGAGCGGAAACGTGCTGACGAAAACCACCTCTATTCTGGGAACGGTGTTTATTCTTTGTTCTTTTGGCTTGGCGTGGGTCAATCATACTCCCGAAGGCGGTAATGTTATCAAGGCCGCCAGGCAGGAGGCTGGTGTTCAACAGGAAGAGTGGTGGAATCAGCAGGTTGAGACGCAGGAACCTAATCAAGCCGGAACCAGTAACAACGCCCAGTAA
- the tpiA gene encoding triose-phosphate isomerase, translating to MRKTFIAGNWKMHKTVSEAVALAKELVPAADGNSRYLIAPPFTALSAVGEVVKGTPLLLGAQNMSNAESGAHTGEVSVHMLKDVGVQVVILGHSERRLIYGEKDAFINEKVKLALDNDLEVILCVGETLEQREAGEVEQVVRTQVEGGLKGIPEGFLDKVTIAYEPVWAIGTGKTATPEDADAVHAFIRKVIKEMYGDKAAEAMVIQYGGSVKPGNVKELMAMKNIDGALVGGAALKAETFVPIMKYDS from the coding sequence ATGCGAAAAACTTTCATTGCGGGAAACTGGAAAATGCATAAGACGGTCTCCGAGGCCGTTGCCTTGGCTAAGGAACTGGTGCCTGCGGCAGACGGAAACAGCCGCTATCTGATTGCTCCTCCTTTTACCGCTCTTTCTGCTGTTGGCGAGGTGGTAAAGGGTACCCCTTTACTGCTAGGTGCTCAGAATATGTCGAATGCGGAATCAGGAGCACACACAGGGGAGGTTTCCGTTCACATGTTGAAGGATGTCGGTGTTCAGGTCGTTATCCTGGGCCATTCCGAACGCCGTCTGATCTATGGTGAGAAGGATGCTTTTATCAACGAAAAGGTCAAGCTTGCCCTCGACAACGATCTTGAAGTCATCCTTTGTGTCGGTGAGACCCTGGAGCAGCGGGAAGCCGGCGAGGTTGAGCAGGTCGTACGCACCCAGGTCGAAGGTGGTCTCAAGGGAATCCCCGAGGGATTTCTCGATAAGGTTACCATTGCCTATGAACCGGTTTGGGCCATCGGTACCGGCAAGACCGCAACCCCAGAGGATGCAGATGCCGTTCATGCTTTTATCCGGAAGGTGATCAAAGAGATGTATGGCGACAAGGCTGCCGAGGCCATGGTTATCCAGTACGGTGGGTCCGTGAAGCCGGGAAATGTGAAAGAGCTTATGGCCATGAAAAACATCGACGGGGCTCTCGTCGGTGGGGCGGCCCTGAAAGCAGAGACCTTCGTACCGATCATGAAGTACGACAGCTAA
- a CDS encoding phosphoglycerate kinase — protein MSIRTVKDLDLRGKRVLIRVDFNVPLKEGVITDDTRIKAALPTLKYILEQEGSSLVIMSHLGRPKGEKKPEFSLAPVAKRLSELLGRPVEMAADCIGDAVTSRAASLKAGEILLLENVRYYAGETKNDPDFAKKLASLGDVYVNDAFGTAHRAHASTEGVTKFLPSAAGFLIEKEVAFFEPLLKNPEHPFVAIIGGAKVSTKIGVLENLIDKCDTLVIGGGMCYTFLKATGKSIGKSLFEEEFLKTATDLLKKAEQKGTKVILPLDHVCAKAFSEKETPIAVDGANIPEDLIGMDIGVQTLAEIKNALAGARSIVWNGPMGVFEFEAYAKGTVEVAEMVASCKGTTVVGGGDSVAAVNKFGFADRIDHVSTGGGASLEFLEGKVLPGIAALEGSK, from the coding sequence ATGTCGATACGTACCGTAAAAGATCTTGATCTTCGCGGTAAACGCGTTCTCATCAGGGTGGACTTCAATGTCCCCCTGAAAGAGGGCGTTATTACCGATGATACACGTATAAAAGCTGCTCTTCCTACCTTGAAATATATTCTGGAGCAGGAAGGCAGTTCTTTGGTCATCATGAGTCACCTGGGAAGGCCAAAAGGCGAGAAAAAACCTGAATTTTCCCTTGCCCCGGTGGCAAAGCGTTTGTCGGAGCTTCTCGGAAGGCCTGTTGAAATGGCAGCAGATTGTATTGGGGATGCTGTGACCTCCCGGGCCGCTTCGCTTAAGGCTGGTGAGATACTACTTTTGGAAAATGTTCGCTACTATGCGGGAGAGACAAAGAATGATCCCGATTTTGCGAAAAAGCTTGCTTCCTTGGGCGATGTATATGTCAACGACGCTTTTGGAACAGCGCACAGGGCCCATGCCAGTACGGAAGGGGTTACGAAGTTTCTACCTTCCGCTGCCGGCTTTCTGATCGAAAAAGAGGTCGCTTTTTTCGAACCCCTGCTTAAGAATCCCGAACATCCGTTTGTAGCGATTATCGGTGGTGCAAAGGTTTCGACAAAGATTGGTGTTTTGGAAAATCTCATCGATAAATGTGACACCCTCGTTATCGGGGGCGGAATGTGCTATACCTTTCTCAAGGCCACCGGTAAGAGCATAGGAAAGTCGCTTTTCGAAGAGGAATTTCTTAAGACCGCCACAGACCTTCTGAAAAAAGCGGAGCAGAAAGGGACAAAGGTTATTCTTCCCCTAGATCATGTATGTGCAAAGGCTTTTTCTGAGAAGGAAACACCGATTGCCGTCGACGGGGCGAATATCCCCGAAGATCTCATCGGCATGGATATTGGGGTTCAGACCCTTGCTGAAATAAAGAACGCTCTTGCAGGTGCACGGTCCATTGTATGGAACGGCCCCATGGGCGTATTCGAATTCGAAGCGTATGCTAAGGGAACCGTTGAGGTTGCCGAAATGGTTGCCTCCTGTAAAGGTACTACCGTGGTAGGCGGCGGCGATTCCGTTGCGGCCGTTAATAAATTCGGTTTTGCGGACAGAATTGATCACGTTTCCACCGGAGGAGGCGCAAGCCTTGAATTCCTCGAGGGAAAGGTGCTTCCCGGTATTGCAGCGCTGGAGGGAAGCAAATAA
- the gap gene encoding type I glyceraldehyde-3-phosphate dehydrogenase, whose amino-acid sequence MKIAINGFGRIGRSVFRAAFERSEIEIVAINDITNAKTLAHLLKYDSIYGVSKYEISASDNTITVGGRAIKVLAEREPKNLPWKELGVDVAIESTGIFRTASGPKGGYKDHITAGAKRVILTVPAKDEVDKTIVLGVNEDKLTDKDLAVSNASCTTNCLAPVAKVLNDSFGIVEGLMTTVHSYTSDQRLHDAPHSDLRRARAAALSIIPTSTGAAKAVGIVIPELNGKLNGIAMRVPTPTGSIVDLTVRLEKDPSVEELNAAMKKAAEGPMKGVLEYTEDPIVSMDIVGNAHSSIFDATSTMKIGKGFYKILSWYDNEWGYSNRVVDLATKLV is encoded by the coding sequence ATGAAAATAGCGATTAATGGATTTGGAAGGATCGGTCGGAGCGTTTTTCGTGCCGCCTTCGAGAGAAGCGAGATTGAAATCGTAGCAATTAACGACATTACAAATGCGAAGACCTTGGCACACTTGCTCAAGTACGATTCTATCTACGGTGTTTCCAAGTATGAAATTTCCGCAAGCGACAATACCATTACCGTTGGTGGCAGAGCCATCAAGGTTCTTGCCGAGCGTGAACCCAAGAATCTCCCCTGGAAAGAACTTGGTGTGGATGTTGCCATCGAGTCCACCGGTATTTTTCGGACTGCAAGCGGCCCGAAGGGTGGGTACAAAGATCATATCACTGCCGGAGCAAAGCGGGTGATTCTCACCGTTCCCGCAAAGGATGAGGTTGATAAGACTATCGTTCTCGGTGTCAATGAAGACAAGCTTACGGACAAGGATCTTGCCGTTTCCAACGCGTCTTGTACCACCAACTGTCTTGCCCCTGTTGCCAAGGTCTTGAATGATAGCTTCGGCATCGTCGAAGGATTGATGACCACCGTTCACTCCTACACCTCGGATCAGCGTTTGCATGATGCTCCCCACAGTGACCTCCGCCGGGCCCGTGCTGCGGCTCTTTCCATCATTCCCACTTCCACCGGTGCGGCAAAGGCTGTCGGGATCGTTATTCCTGAGTTGAATGGAAAGCTCAATGGTATCGCCATGAGGGTTCCCACCCCCACCGGTTCCATTGTCGACCTTACCGTTCGCCTTGAAAAAGATCCCTCGGTCGAAGAGCTCAACGCTGCCATGAAGAAGGCTGCCGAAGGTCCTATGAAGGGTGTCCTTGAGTATACCGAAGACCCCATTGTCTCTATGGATATCGTTGGCAATGCCCATTCTTCGATTTTTGATGCCACCAGCACCATGAAAATCGGAAAGGGTTTCTATAAGATTCTTTCTTGGTACGATAATGAATGGGGTTACAGTAACAGAGTTGTTGATCTGGCGACGAAACTGGTGTAG
- a CDS encoding tetratricopeptide repeat protein produces MPLLRPNVCRFVPALLFFLICINVLWGQSKAVELYTQGEAARNSGKSELAMELYKASLQENPNYREPYLRLAEIAFYEGSSEEALAYADTAAKLGKEACDVDVLRGRILTDLGRFTEAQELLSTVLSKQPNLVSAYRAMGELEIARGSLRRALVWYDRALNIDPVNRIALLSSVPVTDALEQWNDSEQVLLRAVELYPESFFVHLTAARHYLEINDLSRAEYHCDVALRIEPENRDALLFYALVLSRQGRYEDLLNRLNSGDSKGSSASLLDDYLGYYLKGSAQKALGRYPEALDSFSAVLRLRPEDQISRIVYEQILSSEVDRSLDENTKRIDEAVLYHLTLADRYRGRNRTDSAMREVRRALKLDPDSFSARRMYADLWLLKGFPAKQLSILEVLERQGKLDTSTSDTLEVYRHELNQSVSERWNIDQFSLDRFRYQIPVYISGERGSMLHSLSKNELASYVAHVMNGYEKLSVPEAAEVGSFAEAYGRARALSAHYFALIVLSEDERSFTLDSELYGGSTGALIERQRIYRTGNERVTDAIGIWVDRLDTDLPALGKMLRYSFASGLMDLGTIDGVENDEAFMILPKDKLAVRKEGLGLRFEASDAVGTFTVTSRDEMVSEGDVASNRFYDLINPGDWVVKKPDADSSPPPKDSVQSSSQPLSHTDVYKSVSGIR; encoded by the coding sequence CTGCGTTTGGCGGAGATCGCCTTTTACGAGGGCTCCTCGGAGGAGGCCCTTGCCTACGCCGATACTGCTGCAAAGCTTGGCAAAGAAGCATGTGATGTGGATGTTTTGCGCGGGCGAATACTGACGGATCTGGGAAGGTTTACTGAAGCCCAGGAGCTTCTTTCGACTGTGCTTTCAAAACAGCCGAACCTTGTTTCCGCCTACCGTGCAATGGGGGAGCTGGAGATTGCCAGGGGAAGCCTGCGTCGCGCATTGGTATGGTATGATAGGGCGCTGAACATCGATCCTGTCAATCGAATTGCTCTGCTTTCATCGGTGCCGGTGACGGATGCTCTCGAACAGTGGAACGATTCGGAACAGGTTCTTTTGCGGGCTGTGGAACTCTATCCCGAATCGTTTTTCGTGCATCTGACTGCCGCACGACACTATCTTGAGATAAACGATCTTTCCCGTGCCGAATATCATTGTGATGTGGCCCTTCGTATAGAACCGGAAAATCGCGATGCCCTTCTCTTCTATGCCCTTGTTCTTTCCAGACAGGGACGCTATGAGGATCTTCTCAATCGACTCAACTCGGGCGATTCAAAGGGATCGTCCGCATCTCTTCTTGATGATTATCTTGGTTATTACCTGAAAGGATCGGCACAGAAGGCCCTTGGCCGTTACCCGGAAGCCCTTGACTCCTTTTCCGCCGTCCTCCGCCTTCGTCCGGAGGATCAGATAAGCCGGATCGTCTATGAGCAGATTCTTTCATCCGAAGTCGACCGAAGTCTTGATGAGAATACAAAAAGAATCGATGAGGCTGTCTTGTATCATCTTACCCTTGCCGATCGGTATCGAGGTCGAAATCGCACAGATAGCGCGATGCGGGAGGTCCGCAGGGCTCTCAAACTTGATCCCGACTCTTTCTCCGCTCGCCGGATGTATGCGGATCTATGGTTGCTAAAAGGTTTTCCGGCAAAGCAGCTCTCAATTCTTGAAGTGCTTGAACGCCAGGGAAAGCTCGATACTTCAACTAGCGATACCCTTGAGGTCTATCGCCATGAGCTTAACCAATCTGTTTCCGAGCGCTGGAATATTGATCAGTTTTCACTTGATAGGTTCCGTTATCAAATTCCGGTATATATTAGCGGTGAGAGAGGCTCAATGCTCCACTCGCTGAGTAAGAATGAATTGGCTTCTTATGTCGCCCATGTGATGAACGGGTATGAAAAGCTTTCGGTTCCCGAGGCGGCTGAAGTAGGTTCTTTTGCAGAAGCCTATGGCCGAGCTCGGGCTCTTTCCGCTCATTATTTTGCGCTCATCGTTCTTTCTGAGGACGAAAGAAGTTTTACCCTTGATTCCGAATTGTACGGTGGCTCCACCGGGGCTCTAATAGAGCGTCAGAGGATCTACCGCACAGGGAATGAACGGGTGACCGATGCTATCGGCATTTGGGTCGACCGCCTCGATACCGACTTGCCTGCTCTTGGTAAAATGCTGCGCTATTCCTTCGCGTCGGGCCTTATGGATCTGGGAACCATTGATGGGGTGGAGAATGATGAGGCCTTCATGATCTTGCCGAAGGATAAACTTGCTGTGCGGAAAGAGGGGCTCGGCCTTCGTTTCGAAGCCTCAGATGCGGTGGGAACCTTCACCGTTACGTCAAGGGATGAGATGGTTTCTGAAGGGGACGTGGCCTCGAATCGGTTCTATGACCTTATTAATCCTGGTGATTGGGTGGTCAAAAAGCCCGATGCCGACTCTTCTCCGCCCCCAAAAGATAGTGTTCAGTCTTCTTCACAGCCGTTGTCCCATACCGATGTGTATAAATCGGTGTCTGGGATACGGTGA